A window of Komagataeibacter medellinensis NBRC 3288 contains these coding sequences:
- a CDS encoding cold-shock protein: MATGKVKWFNATKGFGFIMPDDGGKDVFVHITAVQAAGLRGLNEDQAVSYDIAMERGKAAATNLKAL; this comes from the coding sequence ATGGCTACCGGAAAAGTAAAATGGTTCAACGCAACCAAGGGTTTTGGCTTCATCATGCCCGATGATGGCGGCAAGGACGTGTTTGTGCATATCACCGCCGTACAGGCAGCAGGCCTGCGTGGCCTGAACGAGGATCAGGCTGTCAGCTACGACATCGCCATGGAACGCGGTAAGGCTGCCGCGACCAACCTCAAGGCGCTCTGA